The Pseudofrankia inefficax genome window below encodes:
- a CDS encoding YlbL family protein, with protein MARRTQTLLVAAVLALVLGIAGLWLPVPFVTLAPGPVTDTLGSVKGVSLIDVEGRATYPTSGRLELTTVEETPRLNLLGALEDWLDGDRAVVPRELIEPPGASQAEIQQENTQAMLDSQTEATVAALTQLGIKPTGTAVVVYAIPSGSPAAGKLNSGDVITEVDGVAVHSQDELKTQIAKVKPGEDVKIGYQRGSGATALTAVTTKPSPDDATKPIIGITTTERQLYPFTVRIRLSDVGGPSAGLMFALGIVDKLTPGQLTGGRTIAGTGTIDQTGKVGPIGGIQQKILGARGSGASVFLVPSGNCADAKRMAPRGLTLIKVDTLSGALDAVKKLGTPQQASIPAC; from the coding sequence CCGGTGCCCTTCGTCACGCTCGCGCCCGGGCCGGTCACCGACACCCTTGGCAGCGTCAAGGGCGTGTCGTTGATCGACGTGGAGGGCCGCGCGACCTACCCGACGAGCGGCCGCCTCGAGCTCACCACGGTCGAGGAGACGCCCCGGCTGAACCTGCTCGGCGCGCTGGAGGACTGGCTCGACGGCGACCGCGCGGTCGTCCCGCGTGAGCTGATCGAGCCGCCCGGCGCCAGCCAGGCGGAGATCCAGCAGGAGAACACCCAGGCGATGCTGGACTCGCAGACCGAGGCCACCGTCGCCGCGCTCACCCAGCTCGGGATCAAACCGACCGGTACCGCCGTCGTCGTGTACGCGATCCCGTCCGGGTCACCGGCCGCCGGCAAGCTGAACTCCGGTGACGTGATCACCGAGGTCGACGGGGTGGCCGTGCACTCCCAGGACGAACTCAAGACCCAGATCGCCAAGGTCAAACCGGGCGAGGACGTGAAGATCGGCTATCAGCGCGGCTCCGGCGCGACCGCGCTCACCGCCGTCACGACGAAGCCGTCCCCGGATGACGCGACCAAGCCGATCATCGGCATCACGACGACCGAGCGGCAGCTCTACCCGTTCACGGTCCGCATCCGCCTCTCGGACGTCGGCGGCCCGAGCGCCGGGCTCATGTTCGCCCTCGGCATCGTCGACAAGCTCACCCCCGGGCAGCTCACCGGCGGCCGGACCATCGCCGGCACCGGCACCATCGACCAGACCGGCAAGGTCGGCCCGATCGGCGGCATCCAGCAGAAGATCCTCGGAGCCCGCGGCTCCGGCGCCTCGGTGTTCCTGGTCCCGTCCGGCAACTGCGCCGACGCCAAGCGGATGGCCCCGCGCGGCCTCACCCTGATCAAGGTGGACACCCTGTCCGGCGCCCTCGACGCCGTCAAGAAGCTCGGCACCCCCCAGCAGGCCTCGATCCCAGCTTGTTAG
- a CDS encoding UPF0182 family protein, which translates to MARRLIVGRLRVIVPLLVLVAVVVLFVVLTPIYTDLLFYRSVNFSKVFTTVLWTRVLLFVLFGVVMAVVIGTNLVLAYRLRPPLRPLSVEQQNLERYRTALEPYLLAVLFGVTALFGLAAGLSASGRWRTWLQWVNGQKFGVSDPQFHRDVSYYAFTYPFQRFLLGFLLSAVVLSLVVTTITHYLFGGIRIQSPRHGDVRIETERVSPAAKAHLSVLLGLLALLKAWAYYLDRFGLVFSSRGVVSTGAGYTDVHAVLPAKLILLFISLACAGLFIYNIFQRGWTLPLLGAGILVLSAVVIGGIYPAIVQQLQVKPNEASRESPYIARNIAATRDAYGISSVMPQNYPVATQLSATAVQNDVGTVSNVRLLDPNKLSKTFKQLQQFKGYYGFPDTLDIDRYTVGSTTQDYVVSVRELDQSGLAPTQKNWINEHLTYTHGKGFVAAPANKVEGGKPDFEVGNLPQLGPFDITENQVYFGEMSPNYSIVGTKQQEIDGPGAAQGSTTTTSYTGDGGVSIGSWFNRAVFAARFGEKNILFSSDITPQSRILYERNPRDRVAKVAPWLTLDGDPYPAVVNGRITWILDGYTTSDGYPYSERNALGQVTADAVTGQNRVKQGTNDVNYIRNSVKATVDAYDGTVTLYAFDESDPVLRTWMRAFPGTVKPAKDIPAELRAHFRYPEDLFKAQRDVLADYHVTDPAAFYSQEDFWDVSPAPDDQNTDQPPFYVYSQLPGHKTPSFNLTSPLISRRSSKLAAYVAVSSDPNDYGKFTVLRLPQGVTISGPSQMQNQIETNSEAASKLTLWRGGLSNTTIQTIEGNLLTLPVAGGLVYIEPYYVQARGSAGYPTLQGVAVAFGDKIALEDSLEQALDVVFGPGAGKPAAAAGSGTGAAGADTSGTQPPGGSASPSPSLTPAPGETLSPDLLAAIGAAQAANKAGQQALAKNPPDWSAFGAAQSDLAKALASISALSGSSTPSPSATPAPSAAPYGTASPSATAVPPTTASPTTGPSG; encoded by the coding sequence ATGGCCCGTCGGCTGATCGTGGGGCGCCTTCGCGTGATCGTGCCGCTGCTCGTGCTGGTGGCCGTGGTGGTCCTGTTCGTCGTGCTGACCCCCATCTACACGGATCTGTTGTTCTACCGGTCGGTGAACTTCAGCAAGGTGTTCACCACCGTCCTGTGGACCCGGGTGCTGCTGTTCGTGCTGTTCGGCGTGGTGATGGCCGTCGTGATCGGCACGAACCTGGTGCTCGCGTACCGGCTACGGCCCCCGTTGCGGCCGCTCTCGGTGGAGCAGCAGAACCTTGAGCGCTACCGGACGGCACTGGAGCCGTACCTGCTCGCGGTGCTGTTCGGGGTGACCGCGCTGTTCGGCCTGGCCGCTGGCCTCTCGGCGTCCGGCCGGTGGCGGACGTGGCTGCAGTGGGTCAACGGGCAGAAGTTCGGCGTCAGCGACCCGCAGTTCCACCGGGACGTCAGCTACTACGCGTTCACGTACCCGTTCCAGCGGTTCCTGCTCGGATTCCTGCTCTCGGCCGTGGTGCTCTCGCTGGTGGTCACGACGATCACCCACTACCTGTTCGGCGGCATCCGGATCCAGTCGCCGCGCCACGGTGACGTCCGCATCGAGACCGAACGGGTCAGCCCGGCGGCGAAGGCCCATCTGTCCGTGCTGCTGGGCCTGCTCGCGCTGCTGAAGGCCTGGGCGTACTACCTGGACCGGTTCGGGCTGGTCTTCTCCTCGCGCGGCGTGGTCTCCACCGGCGCCGGCTACACCGACGTGCACGCCGTGCTGCCGGCCAAGCTGATCCTGCTGTTCATCTCGTTGGCCTGCGCCGGCCTGTTCATCTACAACATCTTCCAGCGCGGCTGGACGCTGCCCCTGCTCGGCGCAGGCATCCTGGTGCTGTCCGCCGTGGTGATCGGCGGGATCTACCCGGCGATCGTCCAGCAGCTGCAGGTGAAGCCGAACGAGGCGTCGCGGGAGTCGCCCTACATCGCGCGCAACATCGCGGCGACCAGGGACGCCTACGGCATCTCCAGCGTCATGCCGCAGAACTATCCGGTGGCGACCCAGCTGAGCGCGACGGCGGTCCAGAACGACGTCGGCACCGTGTCCAACGTGCGGCTGCTCGACCCGAACAAGCTGTCCAAGACGTTCAAGCAGCTTCAGCAGTTCAAGGGCTACTACGGCTTCCCGGACACCCTGGACATCGACCGGTACACCGTCGGCTCCACCACCCAGGACTACGTCGTCTCGGTGCGCGAGCTGGACCAGAGCGGACTGGCTCCGACGCAGAAGAACTGGATCAACGAGCACCTCACCTACACCCACGGCAAGGGCTTCGTCGCGGCTCCGGCGAACAAGGTCGAAGGCGGCAAGCCGGACTTCGAGGTCGGGAACCTGCCTCAGCTGGGCCCGTTCGACATCACCGAGAACCAGGTCTACTTCGGGGAGATGTCACCGAACTACTCGATCGTCGGCACGAAGCAGCAGGAGATCGACGGGCCCGGCGCCGCGCAGGGCAGCACCACGACCACCAGCTACACGGGCGACGGCGGCGTCTCGATCGGCTCCTGGTTCAACCGCGCGGTCTTCGCGGCCCGGTTCGGCGAGAAGAACATCCTGTTCTCGTCGGACATCACCCCGCAGTCGCGGATCCTGTACGAACGCAACCCACGCGACCGGGTCGCCAAGGTCGCGCCGTGGCTCACCCTCGACGGGGACCCGTACCCGGCGGTGGTCAACGGGCGGATCACCTGGATCCTCGACGGCTACACCACCTCCGACGGCTACCCGTACTCCGAGCGCAACGCGCTCGGTCAGGTCACCGCCGACGCGGTCACCGGGCAGAACCGCGTGAAACAGGGCACGAACGACGTCAACTACATCCGCAACTCGGTGAAGGCGACCGTCGACGCGTATGACGGAACCGTCACCCTCTACGCGTTCGACGAGTCCGATCCCGTACTGCGGACCTGGATGCGGGCGTTCCCGGGCACGGTCAAGCCGGCCAAGGACATTCCGGCCGAGCTGCGGGCACATTTCCGCTACCCCGAGGACCTGTTCAAGGCCCAGCGGGACGTGCTCGCCGACTATCACGTGACCGACCCGGCGGCGTTCTACTCGCAGGAGGACTTCTGGGACGTCTCTCCGGCTCCGGACGACCAGAACACCGATCAGCCGCCGTTCTACGTCTACAGCCAGCTTCCCGGCCACAAGACGCCGTCGTTCAACCTGACGTCTCCGCTGATCTCACGAAGATCCTCCAAGCTCGCCGCGTACGTCGCCGTCTCGAGCGATCCGAACGACTACGGCAAGTTCACCGTGCTGCGGCTGCCCCAGGGCGTCACGATCAGCGGCCCCTCGCAGATGCAGAACCAGATCGAGACGAACAGTGAGGCCGCGTCGAAGCTCACGCTCTGGCGCGGCGGCCTGTCGAACACCACGATCCAGACGATCGAGGGGAACCTGCTGACCCTGCCGGTCGCCGGTGGACTGGTGTACATCGAGCCGTACTACGTGCAGGCCAGGGGGTCGGCCGGGTATCCGACGCTGCAGGGGGTCGCCGTGGCCTTCGGTGACAAGATCGCGTTGGAGGACTCGCTCGAACAGGCGCTGGACGTCGTGTTCGGTCCGGGGGCGGGTAAGCCGGCGGCCGCCGCCGGGAGTGGGACCGGGGCCGCGGGGGCTGATACGAGCGGCACGCAGCCGCCAGGCGGCTCGGCGAGCCCGAGCCCGTCGCTCACCCCAGCGCCGGGGGAGACGCTGAGCCCCGACCTCCTGGCGGCGATCGGCGCGGCCCAGGCCGCCAACAAGGCCGGCCAGCAGGCTCTCGCGAAGAACCCGCCGGACTGGTCCGCCTTCGGGGCCGCGCAGAGCGACCTGGCCAAGGCGCTGGCCAGCATCTCGGCGCTGAGCGGATCGAGCACGCCCAGCCCCAGCGCGACGCCAGCACCGTCCGCGGCGCCCTACGGCACCGCGTCGCCATCCGCGACCGCGGTGCCGCCCACCACGGCCAGTCCCACGACCGGTCCGTCGGGCTAG
- a CDS encoding PPA1309 family protein, with the protein MTSPKLPELTEVVLELEEYVAAAGWNQPRRLYALAHTTDLLAYDPSLSEHLGDAASRPLTPIEQEDLPEGPLEQVLSTIGWPAEVEGCVLVTELVLLPPSAEEEIPYEDYEIDVWATTHPERQDVRVAVAVTRSGAYSSCLRRRVDATEVVVDPDVADALVDGLFATFL; encoded by the coding sequence GTGACGAGCCCCAAACTCCCGGAGCTGACCGAGGTCGTGCTCGAGCTCGAGGAATATGTCGCCGCGGCCGGCTGGAACCAGCCACGCCGGCTCTACGCGCTCGCGCACACCACGGACCTGCTCGCCTATGACCCCAGCCTGTCCGAGCATCTCGGCGACGCGGCCTCCCGGCCGCTGACCCCGATCGAGCAGGAGGACCTGCCCGAGGGGCCGCTGGAGCAGGTGCTCTCCACGATTGGCTGGCCGGCCGAGGTGGAGGGCTGCGTGCTGGTCACCGAACTGGTGTTGCTGCCGCCGAGCGCCGAGGAGGAGATCCCGTACGAGGACTACGAGATCGACGTCTGGGCGACCACCCATCCGGAGCGCCAGGACGTCCGGGTCGCCGTCGCGGTGACCCGTTCGGGCGCCTACTCGTCCTGCCTGCGCCGCCGCGTCGACGCCACCGAAGTGGTCGTAGACCCCGACGTAGCCGACGCCCTCGTCGACGGCCTCTTCGCCACGTTCCTGTAA